DNA sequence from the Terriglobia bacterium genome:
CGCCCAAGCGGCTGCTCTGTCGCAAGGTCCTCTAGCTCCACGAGATCGGCCGCGAGCTGCGGGGGAATCCGGTAGAGGCGGAGGAGCTGGTGAAGTCGGCGGATACCCGGGTCGTGCTTCCCCTGCTCGATCCTGGCGAGCGTCGAAACCGGGATCGTGCTGCCGCGCTCTTTAAGGCGACCAGAGACTTCTCGGAGCGACAGGTGCATCTCCGTTCTCCGCTGCCGGAGGAGGCGACCCACGGAGATCGAGGTAGCTCGTGCGGCGATTGGCATTAACTGAAGAGTACCGAGACGGACAAGGCCGCGCAAGTGATATTATTTATATAGCGATGATTTGTAGTATATATAAAGACAGCAATGGCGAGTCGACAAGAGATAGGCGAATATAAGACGTAAAGCGATCGGACTTTGCGGTTCTACCCCGCGGACGCGCCCTGGAAGCCGGGGGAACCTCCGTGTGCATCGTGCCGTCCCTCGCCGCGACGGCGGTGCTTGCGGAAGGAGAAGGGATTCTCCAGACCCGGTTCATGGATTTCAGCCAGGGCGACGGCGCAGTGGTCATCTCGCCGCGGGGCGAGGTCATCCTTTTCGATGACGGCCTGCGGAGTTCTCACGTCGAGCTCGACCCCGATCTTCGTGCCCCTTAATGGCGGCTGGTTCGAGACCAAGACGCGATAGGAGGGAAAATGCACAAACAGGGTTGGCGAGCGGATTCCAAGAGCCAGAACGTGCAATGTGCTTTTGGGATTAGCCGTGAGCGCCATAGGGTTTGGAGCGACCGGAACTGAGGAACCCAAGCGCGAAGTGATGGTATGTAGCACGCAATCGGGGAAGCGGTATCTCCTGCCCGAGGATTCGTGTTATCAGCGGTATAGGAAGTTGGTTGCCCGTGATGGTGTGACCTTCTTTGTTTCTCCACAGGAGGCGGAGGCCGCTGGTTTTCAGAGGAGTGTGGTCGGACTGGTGTGTCTCAAGAAGTACGCCGATGTGTGTTCACCACTTTATGAATACGCGTTGGCCGCGCCGTGTCAGAAGGTGATCCTACCCGATCGAGATGAGGCGCGACGGAAGGGGTTCGTCCCGCTAGAGGAACTCGGTACGAATCTAGCTGATGTGAAAGTGGTCGGGGTCGTGCGGTCCAAAACATACCTGACACCTTGCGACGAGGGATATGACTGCCTGACTAGTAGAGAGGCGGAACGCACGCCGGAGTGCAGGGCAATAGCTACGAGCACGGGTAAGGTGCGTGTATTCGGTTCTGAGTGCAAAGCGAGGAAGGATGGGTACAGATCAGTTGCCGAGTCTTACCACAGCGAGCTCGATGAGAACTTCTGAAGCCCACCAACCAACAAGGGGCGTTGGATGGCGCGTCGAGCCGATCACGAGAGCAGGCGCAGACGCTTCGCTGCGCTCCCGAGATCAAGGATCCGCACACCTGCGAGGTATTGGCCCGGGACGATTGGACGTAGGTCATGGCGAGACCGCCTACTCGACTGGCGCCCCGCCCGGGCGGGACTATCCTCGTTGATCGGCGATCGGGAGGTCCGCAATGCATCACCTGGTGGTCGTGACGGGAGCGACGGGGCACGTGGGAGGGGAGATCGCGAGGAGGCTCCTCGCGCGGAAGGAACGCGTGCGGGCCGTGGGCCGGGACCCCGGCAGGCTGAAGCCGCTGGCGGATCTGGGCGCGGAGACCGCCGTCGGGTCGCTCGAGGACGCGGCCTTCCTCGGCCGGGCGCTCGAGGGGGCCGGCGCCGCGTTCGCGATGATTCCGCCGAGCCTGGGGGCGGCGGATGTCCGGGCGCAGCAGCGGCGGGTCGTGGCCGCTCTCGGCTCGGCGCTCGCGGCCTCGGGGGTCACCCACGTGGTCTCGCTGAGCAGCATCGGGGCGGACCTGCCCGCGGGGACGGGGCCGATCGCCGGTCTTCACGAACTCGAGCAGAGGCTGAACGCGTTGAAGAACAGCGCCGCCGTGCACCTCCGGGCGGGGTTCTTCATGGAGAACACGCTCTCGAGCATCGCGATCATCAAGAGCCAGGGAATCAACGGGAGCGCGCTCAGGGGCGATCTCCCGCTCCCGATGATCGCGACCCGGGACATCGGCGCGGCGGCGGAAGAGCTCCTGGCCCTTCCGTCCTTCGAAGGGAAAGCCTCCCGCGAGATTCAGGGGCCCCGGGAGTACACCATGGCCGAGGCCAGCGCGATCCTGGGACGCGCGGTGGGGAAGCCTGACCTGAAGTACGTGCAATTCCCGTACGATGCCACCCGGCAGGCCCTCGTGGGCATGGGGCTGTCGACCAGCATGGCGGATCTGTACGTGGAGATGGCCCGGGCCTTCAACGAGGAGCGGGCCAAGGCGAGGGAGCCGCGCTCCGAGCGCACCACGACGCCCACCACGCTGGAGCAGTTCTCGACGACCTTCGCGGCGGCCTACCGGGCCGCCTGAGGGTCCGGGCCGCGGGAACTTGGCCGGTCGCGGCAAGCGTCCGGGAACTCGCTCGAGTCCCCGCTCGTATCAGATAGAGCGAGCCGGGCGGACGTCCCTTGGCGTCCCACCCGCCCGCGACGTCTCCGGATGCCACGTAGGAGGGCCGTTACATGGTTCCCACGATTCCCCTGAGGCGCCGCAGGCGCTGGCCCTGGATCCTGCTGCTCTTGGTCGTGGTCGGCGCGGCGGGCGTCGGCGTCGGCACGCTTCGCGGGGGCGGGTCGGGCGGCGAGGGCAAGATCAAGTCGGACGATCTCGATCTCAGGCTCGGCAAGTCGGACGTGCGCGACATCCAGGTCACCGTCAACGAGGTGGGCACCATCGAGCCCGTGGTCAAGGTGGACGTGAAGTCCAACCTCTCCGGCAAGGTCATCGACCTCCTGGTACTCGAGGGGGACAAGGTCCGCGCGGGCCAGGTCCTCGCCCGGGTCGAGCCGGACGTGAATCAGGCGCAGACCCTCGCCGCCGTCCGTTCCGAGTTCAAGCTCGCCCAGATCCGCGCCGCCGACGCGAAACGGGACGTCGAGACCAACGAGCGCCTCTACCACGAGGGATACCTCTCCGACACCGACATGAAGAACTTCCGCCTGAAGCTCGACACCTCGACCGAGGATCTCGAGGCGGCGAAGACCCGCAACCGCATCGTCGAGGAGAGCGGCATCCCCCTGACCGGCCAGATCTCCACCACCGAGCGGGTGAACATCGTCTCCCCCATGGAAGGGTACGTGATCAAGAAGAACGTCGAGGTGGGCCAGACGGTCACCTCGGGGGTCTCCTCCTTCAACGAGGGGACGGTGATCTACACGGTCGCGGACCTCCAATCGATGCTGATCAAGGCGTCCATCAACGAGGTGGACATCGGCCGCGTCCGCCTGAACATGCCGGTCGTCGTCACCGTGGATGCCTTCCCGTACCGACGGTTCGACGGGACGGTGACCCACATCTCGCCCGCGGCGCGCCTCAAGGACAAGGTCAAGGTGTTCGACATCGAGGTGACCCTCAAGGCGCAGGTTCCCGACTTCCGCGCCGGGATGACCGCGAACATCGAGGTCCGCGGCGACAAGGCCCTCAAGGTGCTCGCCGTCCCCGCCGAGGCGGTGTTCAAGAAGAACGATCGCGAGATCGTCTACGTGCTCAAGAAGACGTTCGACGAGCCGAAGCCCGGCGAGCGGAACCCGCGGAAGACCAAAGCGGGGAAGTACGACATCTCCGACGCGTGGCAGCGCTTCTTCGAGGAGCGCGAGGTCAAGGTGGGCCTGGCGAGCCTGGAGCGGGCGCAGCTCCTGAAGGGGCTCGAGGCCGGTGTCGACGTCGCGCTCGAGGATCCGACGAAGCCGCGGCAGGTCGAGGAGGACTAGCCGTGGCCGGCGTCCCGTCCCACGGCGCGGCGAACGGCTCCATGATCCGCCTCGACGCGGTCCACAAGGTCTACGACGCCGGGGAAAACGCGGTCCACGCGCTCCGGGGGATCGATCTCGACATCCTGCCCGGCGAGTACATCGCCCTCATGGGCCCCTCCGGCTCGGGGAAATCCACGCTCATGCACATCCTCGGGTGCCTCGACGTGCCGACGCAGGGAGAGTACTTCCTCGACGGGACCCCGGTCTCCGGCATGTCCTCGCGCGCCCTCGCGAAGATACGGAACCGGAAGATCGGCTTCGTGTTCCAGTCGTTCAACCTGCTCCCGCGCGCGACGATCCTGAGGAACGTCGAGCTGCCGATGCTGTACGCCGGAGAGGGGCGGCGCGAGCGTCGGGAGAGGGCGAGGGCCGCGCTCGACCGGGTCGGCCTCGCGGACCGGGCGAAGGCGCTGCCGACGCAGCTGTCGGGCGGCCAGAAGCAGCGGGTCGCCATCGCGCGCGCCCTGGTCAACGATCCCCCGATCGTGCTGGCCGACGAGCCGACGGGGAACCTGGACTCGAAGACGGGGCAGGAGATCCTCGCGATCTTCGACGGGCTCCAGCGCGAGGGCCACACGGTGCTCCTCGTGACCCACGACTCGGCCATCGCCGCCCACTCGCACCGGGTGGTGCGGATGGTGGACGGGTTGATCGAGGACGGCGAGGCCGTCGACCCGGGGACCTCGCCGTGACGATCCACGAGTCGATCGTGGACGGCCTGGTCGACGTCCGGACGCACAAGTTGCGGACGCTCCTGCAGACGCTCGGGGTGATCCTGGGTGTCGCCTCGCTGGTGGCGGTGCAGGGGCTCGCGGACTCCGGGCGGCGCCAGGCGACGCGCTTCTTCTCGGAGTTCGGCGGCCTGACCAAGCTCTTCGTCTCGAACCACCCCTCGAAGGAAACGAGGGTCACCGCCCGCCAGCTCGCGAGCGACGGTCTGACGTGGGACGACGTGAAGGCGATCAAGCGGGAGGTCTCCTGGGCCAAGCTGGTGGATCCGATCGTGCAGCAGGACCTGGTGGTGCGTTACGGCACGTTCCAGCGGAGCAGCGAGATCTCCGGCGCCACCCCGGACTACCCGGCGGTGTACAAGTTCTACCCGGCGCGAGGCCGGTTCCTGACCGAGGACGACATGGCCTCGCAGTCGCGGGTCACCGTTCTCGGCGACACCGCGGCCCGCACGTACTTCGGCAACGAGGACCCACTGGGGAAGACGCTCTACTTCGACAACGTGGGGTTCACCGTCGTGGGGGTGATGCGGCGGAAGGAGTTCTACTTCGGCGAGGAGTCCCACAACGCGCTGGAGTGGATGAACCGGATGACCTTCGTGCCGCTCACCACCGTCTACTCGCGCTTCTCGGGGGACGACAAGAAGCGGGTCAACTACGTCAACGTCGTGGTGGACAAGGTCGCCAACAACACGAAGGCG
Encoded proteins:
- a CDS encoding NmrA family NAD(P)-binding protein, with the translated sequence MHHLVVVTGATGHVGGEIARRLLARKERVRAVGRDPGRLKPLADLGAETAVGSLEDAAFLGRALEGAGAAFAMIPPSLGAADVRAQQRRVVAALGSALAASGVTHVVSLSSIGADLPAGTGPIAGLHELEQRLNALKNSAAVHLRAGFFMENTLSSIAIIKSQGINGSALRGDLPLPMIATRDIGAAAEELLALPSFEGKASREIQGPREYTMAEASAILGRAVGKPDLKYVQFPYDATRQALVGMGLSTSMADLYVEMARAFNEERAKAREPRSERTTTPTTLEQFSTTFAAAYRAA
- a CDS encoding efflux RND transporter periplasmic adaptor subunit, translated to MVPTIPLRRRRRWPWILLLLVVVGAAGVGVGTLRGGGSGGEGKIKSDDLDLRLGKSDVRDIQVTVNEVGTIEPVVKVDVKSNLSGKVIDLLVLEGDKVRAGQVLARVEPDVNQAQTLAAVRSEFKLAQIRAADAKRDVETNERLYHEGYLSDTDMKNFRLKLDTSTEDLEAAKTRNRIVEESGIPLTGQISTTERVNIVSPMEGYVIKKNVEVGQTVTSGVSSFNEGTVIYTVADLQSMLIKASINEVDIGRVRLNMPVVVTVDAFPYRRFDGTVTHISPAARLKDKVKVFDIEVTLKAQVPDFRAGMTANIEVRGDKALKVLAVPAEAVFKKNDREIVYVLKKTFDEPKPGERNPRKTKAGKYDISDAWQRFFEEREVKVGLASLERAQLLKGLEAGVDVALEDPTKPRQVEED
- a CDS encoding ABC transporter ATP-binding protein — encoded protein: MIRLDAVHKVYDAGENAVHALRGIDLDILPGEYIALMGPSGSGKSTLMHILGCLDVPTQGEYFLDGTPVSGMSSRALAKIRNRKIGFVFQSFNLLPRATILRNVELPMLYAGEGRRERRERARAALDRVGLADRAKALPTQLSGGQKQRVAIARALVNDPPIVLADEPTGNLDSKTGQEILAIFDGLQREGHTVLLVTHDSAIAAHSHRVVRMVDGLIEDGEAVDPGTSP
- a CDS encoding ABC transporter permease is translated as MTIHESIVDGLVDVRTHKLRTLLQTLGVILGVASLVAVQGLADSGRRQATRFFSEFGGLTKLFVSNHPSKETRVTARQLASDGLTWDDVKAIKREVSWAKLVDPIVQQDLVVRYGTFQRSSEISGATPDYPAVYKFYPARGRFLTEDDMASQSRVTVLGDTAARTYFGNEDPLGKTLYFDNVGFTVVGVMRRKEFYFGEESHNALEWMNRMTFVPLTTVYSRFSGDDKKRVNYVNVVVDKVANNTKASEAIKTVLYRRHGGVQDFEVYNRSERLKQQQEQSRMFDVIFLVTGIVSLIVGGIVIMNIMLASFQERVREVGVRKAIGAKGTDIAVQFLVESILVTSIGGAAGLLLGVGFARAITALLGQPAVITAQMGVIGVAASVLTGLFFGLYPAVKAARLNPVDALRYE